The DNA segment GATGACGAAGACCGAGTTGGTGGAGGCCATCCAGCGGGCCAACGACCGTGAAACCCGCCGCGCGCCTGATGCCTAAGCCAATTACGCAACATAAACATTTCGTAATCGATGTGAGGGTAGGGTAGCCTTACTTCGTCCGTCCGAACGGGCGTGAGTCACAGTTTCCCGAAAGTCGAGGAGCCCTCCATGGCCCCCACCCGCATGCGCGGTTTCGCCGCGGCAGCTACGGCCGCCGCAGCAATCCTGGCCCTATCCGCCTGCAGCACCGGTCCCGCCGATGGCGGTTCGGGTTCCGAAGCCCCCGAAGCGGCCGGCGCCGCAGATCAGTTCCCCGTCACGATCGAACACGTGTACGGCGAGACAGTGATCGAGGAACTGCCCGAGCGGGTGGCCACCGTTGACTGGGTCAATGCGGATGTCGCCCTGGCGCTCGGCGTCGTGCCCGTTGGCATGCAGAGCGACGAATACGGCGGCAACGAGAACGCCTCTACGCCGTGGAAGGACGCCAAGCTGGAAGAGCTTGGTGCCGCGATCGGCACGGAGAACGCTCCCGTGCAGTACTCGGAAGCTGATGGGTACGCGTTCGATGAGGTTGCAGCGACGAACCCCGACGTCATCCTGGCCGCCTACTCGGGGCTGACACAGGAGGACTACGACACCCTGAGCGCCATCGCGCCGGTCGTCGCGTTCCCCGAGGTCGCCTACGGCACCCCGTGGCAGGAATCGACGCTCATCATCGGTGAAGCGCTCGGCCTGGCCGGTGAAGCTGAAGAATTGGTAGCCGAAACCGAAGAGACCGTTGCCAACGCTGCGGCCGACTACCCTGCGATCGTGGGCAAGACCTTCATCTATGGGAACCTCGAGCCCGCCAGCGCAGAAGGCGTCAGTATCTATACCGCCAATGACAACCGGCCCCGGTTCCTGGAGTCGATCGGTATGGTCCAGGCCGACGTCGTGACCGAAAACACTGAGGGTTCGGAAGAATTCTTCATCCCTTGGTCCGCAGAACGGGCCAACGAGCTGGAATCGGACATCTTCGTGACCTGGGTGCCCGACGAGTCCACGATCGAGGCCATCGGCGAGGACCCTTTGCTGAGCCAAATCCCGGCAGTGGAATCCGGCGCACTCGTTGCTGATCCCGACAACACCCTCACCCTGTCCATCTCGGCAGCCAACCCGTTGAGCCTGCCGTGGGCCCTGGACACCTTCCTCCCCATGCTGGATGAGGCGGCCCAGCAGGCGGAGGGCTAGGCTTCCCTCGCACAAACGGCCCCCAGGGCAAGAATCGCCGGTTGCACTCGGCGGGCCTTGCCCTGGGGGCCGTTTCTGTGGGTGCACCTGGTGTGGACGCGTCTCCAGTTGCTCGCAGGGGCATCCTCGGATGAAATAGGATCAGTCCACTTAGTTTTATCGACGATGGAGATGCACCATGGCACAGCCGGACATTCAGGAACTGCAGGAAGCCACCGCCTGGGACGCCGACGGCGAAAAGCTGGGAGAGGTGTCGCAGGTCCACCTCGACGCCCGCACCGGCGAACCCGTATGGCTGACCGTGTCGCTGGGACTGTTCAACACCCGGGAGCATTTCTTCCCCTATCAGGGGGCGCTGCTCGACGGCGGCGACATCCACGTGGCGTACACCAAGGACAAGATCACCGATGCCCCGGACCTGGATGCGGCGTCGGAACTCACCGACGAGCAGATGGCTTCCCTGCGCGAGTACTACGGGATCTAGGGCCTGCGCCCGTCGCGGGCGTTGGTTAAGCCAGAAACGCGCCCACGGTCAATGGGAGATACCGGCCCTGTATGGTCCGCTATCGCCAGCTGACTGTGGGCGCGTTTGCGTGGTGATGCTTTGTCACTCCGGGCTCTGGAAGTGAGTGCTTCATAACTCCGGGCTCTAGAAAAATTCGATCAGCCGGCCGACCACAAACAGGGCGATGCAGGCCACGAAGACCACGCCGATGCCGATCAACCACGGGAGCGGGTTATTGGACTTCGAGGTTCCCTCGTCATGACCCTGCGGTCCTACCGTTGAGGACTCGCCAGGAGGGGTCTCACCCGGTGGGACGCCGCCGCCCGGCTCAAGCCCGGTGACCTTGTCACCTTGTGGATCGGGATTCTCTCCAGTCATGCAGTTCCTCCTAGATTTCCCAATCAGACCTCTTGGGTGATGGGTCTTTTGTGTCACGCGGCGTCCAGGACATAGTGATATCCGCGCCCTCTTCTGTTTCACGAACAAACAGGTGAAGGTCTTCACCGTAGAGGTTCTCATCCTCAACCACGTCACCCGCCTCGTGGGCCATTTCCACCAGCCGGCTGATGGCCACAGCCATGGCGCGGCCCCAGTCGTGGGGATGCTTGCTCGACGATTCCTCGGTTACAGAGAACTTTCTATCCATAGTTGCCATTGTGCTCCTTAGGTCTCTGCAGCGGGAACGCCAGCGGGGCAGCAAATTCATACCCCGCATCAAAGAATGGTAAGTCCCCTGTGCAGTTTCGGAAT comes from the Arthrobacter sp. CAN_C5 genome and includes:
- a CDS encoding PRC-barrel domain-containing protein; protein product: MAQPDIQELQEATAWDADGEKLGEVSQVHLDARTGEPVWLTVSLGLFNTREHFFPYQGALLDGGDIHVAYTKDKITDAPDLDAASELTDEQMASLREYYGI
- a CDS encoding DUF6480 family protein, translated to MTGENPDPQGDKVTGLEPGGGVPPGETPPGESSTVGPQGHDEGTSKSNNPLPWLIGIGVVFVACIALFVVGRLIEFF
- a CDS encoding iron-siderophore ABC transporter substrate-binding protein — translated: MAPTRMRGFAAAATAAAAILALSACSTGPADGGSGSEAPEAAGAADQFPVTIEHVYGETVIEELPERVATVDWVNADVALALGVVPVGMQSDEYGGNENASTPWKDAKLEELGAAIGTENAPVQYSEADGYAFDEVAATNPDVILAAYSGLTQEDYDTLSAIAPVVAFPEVAYGTPWQESTLIIGEALGLAGEAEELVAETEETVANAAADYPAIVGKTFIYGNLEPASAEGVSIYTANDNRPRFLESIGMVQADVVTENTEGSEEFFIPWSAERANELESDIFVTWVPDESTIEAIGEDPLLSQIPAVESGALVADPDNTLTLSISAANPLSLPWALDTFLPMLDEAAQQAEG